The window TTGAACTGAAACATCacttttctttaacttttatTAAGTTCACTTAGGTTGACCAAATGAGCTTCCCTAAAGTAAACAGGTTTATAAAATATCAGTATGATTCTATCTTTAGGTGCTCAATAGAAACAAATACTTAGTTCAActagaaaactttaaaaatgactttAGATACAAAAGTGTAACAATTATACTGAGCAATACATCTGTATATATCACTAAGcccatgaaattaaaaaaaaaaaaaaagtttttgcaCCATCAAGAACAGCCACAAGTCCTGAACCTCCATTCTTAACGCATCCTCGGTCAGAGTGAACTGAAACTTGGGAATGCTTGGGATTCAAAATACCCTGAGCACATACTAGTGCAACACCACAAAGCATACATAATCCATCGGAAAGGGGAagcgaggggggggggggggggggggggggaagggagaacGAGAATCGGATGGTGCTTTATTATACAAGCATGAAAGTTAAGTTCCTTTGGAAAACAACTTCTTGGGTGGACTTCTGGACCAGTGAGGTAGCCCGATGGGAGAAGTGGAAGCGGAACTTGGTCCCCACGCGCGGTACCCGCAGCCGGCCCCTCGCCCGCCCGGGGCCCGGCTCCCCGGCCCCGGTTCTAGCGAGCCGTAAAGTGCAGCAGAAGAACATGATCCAGACAAAAGCAATGTAAACAGGTGACTGATATTGGTCTCTTTGTCCGCGCCggccttccctcccctcccgccGCCTCAGGACGGCGCCACGGGCAGGCGGCGCACCCGCACCACGGGCGACAGGTCCACGCCGAGGATCCGCTGCGCCCGGCGCCGCGCCGCCTCCAGGCTGCGCCAGTTCCAGACGCCGCCCCGCACCCGGATGGTGGGGAAGGTGATGAGGCGGGGGGTGGCCGCCTTCCAGATCTCCTCCAGCGACTTGCCGCCGAACGGCTGCTCCCAGGCGGCCTCCTCGGCCGGGCTGCCCCGCTCGCtgtcctcagcctcctcctcgCTCGGCGCCCCCGCCGCAGCCTGCAGCCGCTCTTCGCCTTGGGGGCCGCCGGCCGCCGGTGCCGCTCGGTGCCGCCAGCCCTGTGCCCTCCtgcggcgccgccgccgccgccggggccgCTTGGCGGAGCCGCCCGTGACCGCGGCCCGGCGCTTGGCGGGCGGGAGGCGCCGCTTGCCGGGGCGGTGGCGAGGCCGTTCGGCCGAGGGCGGCGGCGGGTCGGGGACGACGGCGCGGCAAGAGGCGTAGCCGTAGACGTCCTTGCTGCGGAGGATGACCGGGGAGAACTCGTGCTTGAGGCTGCAGAGGAAGTTCCACAGCTCCGAGTCGGAGCTCATGAACTCGGTGGACTTGGGCATGAAGAGCTTGAGGGCGTCGCCCAGCGCCTTGGTGCCGGCGTAGGAGACCTGCGAGCGCGAGTACACAACTTTCTCCGAATCGCCCTCCAGCCCCCAGACGCCGGGCGCCGTTCCATTCCCGGctgcccccgccgccgccgcccgggccCCCTCAGCGGCGCTCCCCGCTTCTGAGTTCATCTTGCCGGCTCCTCTCTCCAGCGCCGCCTGCTTCCTGCTGCGGGTCATGGGAGCGGAGGGACGGGGGAAAGAGGCGCGGAGAAGGGCAGAGGACGGGCGCCGAGCACCCCGCCGCTCGCGCGACAGGGAGCGACGATCGATATCCGCCGCCCGGCACAAAATGGCGCTTTAAACTCCCAGGCGGGGACTGCGCTCCGGCCCGCCCTCCCTCCGCGCCCGGCGGTTCGCCCGTTTGAAACGCGTCGCGCAGGCCGAGCTCCGCCTCCCGCACTTGGAGGCGGCCATTGGGGGCGCTGCGGGCGCCCCGCGGGAGGCCCGGGGTGGAGGCGCGAGGGGCTGCCGGGAGCTGCCGCCCACAGGGTAGCGCCCACCCGTGGTCGGGCGCTGGGCCGGGCTGGGCCGTTAGGCTACCGGCTGTTCTGGCTGGCTCCGAAGGGCCAAGGGAGGTTCCATCGCACCACCATTTCCAAGCCTGTGTCCCGTAGGGTGGCCCAGTTGGCAGCCCCTCCCCTTAGGGCACAGTTCTGGCAGCCTCGAGGTTGCAGGTGGGCCAGCAGACTTGTCTGTGGCAGTGGGGCCACATGTGACCTCTGTGCCATGTGTTGTAAGGGCAAGGTGCTTCACAGAGCAGTGGGGAGGGTATCTGCTTCCTCAAAATGTCTTCAAGTAGGGGTTGGTTAGAGGTTTCCAAGGACAAATCCCccaaagggagaagaaaggcagaagaaaataacaaaacgGAATAAAATAGGATTGTTCATTTGGTAGTGACCTACAAAGATCACCAAGTCTTGTCAAACTTCAGCACTAcccaaaagttaaagcatattaatGAGGATGTTGGCCAAATGCCTTTTGAACATCAGCCATCTCAGCAGGAAGCCCGTCCCAGTGTTTGCCCACCTTCACAATAAAGAAATCTTAATGCATATCCAGTCCGAATTTCCCGATGTCCCGTCTGGCCTAAAATGAGTGAATAGACATGTTGTGATGACCACACAGCATTAATTACACTCATCCTGTTGCTGC of the Gallus gallus isolate bGalGal1 chromosome 1, bGalGal1.mat.broiler.GRCg7b, whole genome shotgun sequence genome contains:
- the CCDC71L gene encoding coiled-coil domain-containing protein 71L → MTRSRKQAALERGAGKMNSEAGSAAEGARAAAAGAAGNGTAPGVWGLEGDSEKVVYSRSQVSYAGTKALGDALKLFMPKSTEFMSSDSELWNFLCSLKHEFSPVILRSKDVYGYASCRAVVPDPPPPSAERPRHRPGKRRLPPAKRRAAVTGGSAKRPRRRRRRRRRAQGWRHRAAPAAGGPQGEERLQAAAGAPSEEEAEDSERGSPAEEAAWEQPFGGKSLEEIWKAATPRLITFPTIRVRGGVWNWRSLEAARRRAQRILGVDLSPVVRVRRLPVAPS